The genomic region TAGCAACAATCTCACTTTACAAGATAATAATGATGGAAAACTTGCAAAGGAATCTGAAAAGGAATGTAATTCAAAATGACAGATTTAAGACAACAGAAAATTGAAAATTAAATAGCATAATAATTCTAGTATGCAGAAATTTTAACCAGAATGTTTACTTGATGCAGCATACTGATCAATAAATGACACTGTATTACCACCATCTGATAAATACTATTCCTTTAAAATAGTATTCTTCTGTTCAGCGATCTTGCGCAGACTGACAATAAGTAACCTGGACCCCAGAGCCAGTTCACACATGGTCAGTAGCAAATTTCCTAAATAGAACAGGAAAGGACCTGGAACGTATGTGATGACTAAAACATAACTTACTGCTAATATGGTGATATCAATATTCAATGCACTCCACAAATATTATTTTAGATTTAAGACATATACCACTTCCAAATGTGAATTAAAGCAAAACAGAGGTGATGTGGCTTTGTGGATGGAGAGGAGCACTGGACTGGGAACTAGGAAATTGGGATTTGGTTCCTGGCTCAAGCTCGGACTCCCAGGTAAGACATTCAGTAAAATGGAAAATACAACACTGGCCTCCTAAGAAAACCTTGAAATCTACTTAAAAAAACAGCAATGAATCTGAGTCAGGGCttattattaaaaatgaaataggAACTATAGAACACTTTCTCTAATCATTTTAGAGATCACGTACTAATTATTAAGCATGACTGCTGCTAATGCTGTGTAAAAAAAATTGAATGATACATGATAAACTGAAAGTAGACAAAGGATTCCACAAGAGTGGATGTCACACGCTTTCTATTCTTTGAACCCAATTAATGAAGTGAGAAGTGTGCAGTAAGTATGAGTACCCACAGAAATCTCAGAAAGAAAATTGGTCCCACAGGAAGCATGATTCCATAGAGAATTTTGGTGATTCCAGGATTTCAGCAAATAGTTACGTATTTATCAAGATAGGGAGGATATGTTTCTGAAAAGGGGCCTAAACTTCAGTATCAGCTGAAGTTCATGAGAACTGCATAAGAAAGTGTGTCACTAAGTCACACAAGCATAAATATGCACAGCAAAAGTGAAACCCaagtatttttcttattaaataatataaaataatgtgGTGACCACTAGAGGAAAAAATTCACAAAGATATtttttgcagtttattttcaATTATAATTTTTGGATAACCAAGCAGCTCTGTAAAGAGAAAGCACAGAAGAGTCACTCTGGCACTTTTGgatagtacatttttttttcccaaaatttttCTAGACACATTCAGTCCACTTGCTCGGTCCATAGTCCATTTTATATGAGCATGATTAGCTCCTATGATTCCAGAGGAAACTAACAATATATACAGTCAATGAAACTATCTTCTTGGCTACTCTGGGCCCTTTAAAATGTCTTCTAAGTCTATCCTGGCTAAACAGAATCCACAATATACATGATAGCTACAGAATACACTGTACTGAAATGAGAAATGCTCAGCACAAAATGGGACTCTTGGCATGCAGcttaaaataaaaagtagaagTCCAGAAGTTTATAAAATCCCAAATGGGGTCAATTAAAAGGAGTTAGCAAAAGAAGGGACTGTTCATTGTTACTGTAAAAAAGGCACTTTGAGTAAATGGGACCAGAACTGGAGGAATCTTAGTCGACATAAAGTTCAGTTTGGTTTCATAAAAAGGCTTCAATGCTAAGGGATGCTACTCAAGTTTCCTGtagttttacattaaaataaattgctGAGTAGTTTACAGTAAAGGACATAAAATGTTTACAACCAACTTGTAAAATTAAGAAAAGCATAGTATAAGCAAAATATTACTAAAAGCAGCAATGCATAGCCTTTCATTGAGATAATGCACAATTCTGGACACCATGTGTCAAACTCGTTTTTAACATACTTTCAGTAGCATTATCCACGTAAAATTGGCCTACAAAACAAAAGCTTCACCAGCTCCCATTCATTAGGAGATTGAGGTCACAAACCACCCAAAACAATTCGTCAGTATTTTCAACATCCTGGCTGACCAATATAAAGTATATGAAATAACAATCACACTCTTTGTTCAGCTATCTCACTGGAGGCAGCCATTGAATCAGAGGAATGATTTTAAATCTTTTCTAACATTTACACAGTAATGCATTTAAGTTCTTTCAAATGTTGCTCACcacagtttgtatttttttcttctctccacaacaaaaacaaaggaaaaaaaataaatcaagcacTTCCACAGAAAGAATATTTGGCAATTTTATACACCACAGAATGGTGGATTTTCACAATAGCTCACTTTAGATTGAAAGTCATTAGTGGTCTTTCCTCTCGTTTCTGCCAAGGACTCTTCTTATCTTCACCTTGGtcatcttcctcatcctcctcatcatcTTGACCTGATGTTCCATGTTCAGGACTAGTTAATGGCTCTGGTTTGGTATCCCCAGTTCTTGTTTCCTCCTGCAGGCTGGGCAGCTGCACACCACTCCTCTTACTGGTGCCTTCTAGTAGGCATCGTAGAGCATTGTCCTCAGGGCTACACACTGCTGTTCCACACTCACTGCCACTTTGGTCCATGTCATCCAAGTACACAAGCTGTGTGTAAGCTGTGCTATCCGAAACCTTCCGCTCCCTCTGCCGGTGCTCTTGCTCTAGTGGGTGACTCTGTGGCGCAGACAGATGATCTCCTCTTCCCTTTCGGGCAGATTTTGGTTCATTCATGTCAACACCAGAGTCCAAACTGGCATCGTTACTCCCGTTCCTACCAGCTCTTTGGAGATCGATGTATGAATGTCTAACATGAGCATTTGAACGCCCATCTAGAGAAACAAACCATGCTCGAGGATGAGGCAACGGCTTTCCACCTCCTAATTCCATCAAAGCCTTTTCTGTAAGAAGCTGCACTTCACTATTCATTTGAGCCAGGGATGCATCATTAAGTGAGGCAGGAATGGAAACAGATTCAGACATGGAAGCATTTTGTTGACTCCACTCCACTGCACCTGCATCTTGCAAATGCTGCTGAGATATTGCTTGGGATGCTAACTGTTGGGGTTGCAGCTGTTGGGGGGGGTGTGGAAAAAGCCGCGCATGAGGGTTAGGAAGCTCAGCCTGAAGTCTTTCTATACCAATCTGCTGGTCAGCTGGGACAACCAGTGGCTGGCTAACAAAAGGGTGTTCTCCTGGCAATTTCATATAGTGACCTGGGATGACCAATGCAGGCAAAACTTTTCTGTAAACACTGTCGTTGACTTGGTCAACAGAATTGCAGCAGATTAACTGACCTGGTCGAGGGAAAGATGTAGGTCTTTCAAGGTGATCAACTGAACGAGACATCATACAATCAGTAGGTCTGCAGTCCAGCAACTCTTTCtcaggggctgaaggtggggggtATATTTGTTCCTGAATATTGTATTTACTTCCAGTAGCAATATGGTTCATAGATACTTGAatttctctctcttgcttttcAAATAAAGGCTGAGACAGCATAGCATTGTAGCTTCTCCTGTACTCATCTTTGACAGGCGACTCATAGccttcagctgtttctgtaggTTTTCTTGGCTTTAAAGGAAAACTATCTGCTGATTTGTGGTAGTCTTTTCTTAGAGACCCGCTGGGAGTCAGGTCATCCAAGGAAATTCTGCTCTTGTCTTTCTCCTTGTCAGAGAGCAGTTCCTCTCGGGAGCTGAACTCCTGGGAAGTACTGAATGAGTGTTTGAGCATAGGCGTGTGCATATCTGCTTCTGCACTAGGTGATACCATCTCCATGTGGACAGCACTGATTAATTCCTTCGCACCTGAGTTTTCAGTGTGTCCATTGCTAGCAACAGATAGCCCGCCAGGAAATTCTGACTCACGACGGGAAAATATTAAATTTATGTGGGACATAGAAGTTGCTTGATCCTTCTTAGAAGTGTCCAGTGCTGTAGAAAGTTGCAATTTCTTATGATGCTGTCGTGGTCTTAGACATTTTCTTCTATAAAAGTCAGTAACAAAAGAAGTTACACATTTATGACTGTCGTACACAGACACAAGAACAGCAAGTGTGTCTTAATGTGAGATTTTAAAGTAGTGATTAATATTAGGGGAACTGAGCTCTATTACATAACCTAAGAATTAAAAGCTTATCCCAGaagtgaaattaaaattaaataataactAATGTCAATTGGGAAATATCCCAAGCACCAATTATAAATTGGAGAAAATGTGTGATGGaggcaaatacagaatcacacatTAACATACACTTGCTGATAAAGTTTAACATTCATTTTAATATAAGACTAACAAAAAGATTACCTGTGAATGCAGCACAGGCACAATGACAGAGATCTTGGACCTATGCCTATGTTTGATAGGAGGTTTTAGAACCTCTTACAAGGGTAACACAGGTACACGTGTGTGTGATTCATTCAACTACCATCTTACCAAAGGAAGGGATTGTATGTACTGCATGTAACTGGGAACATATGGAATTAGATTTCACTGTTTCTTCTTAAAGTGcatccttgcttttctttttctttaacttttttcccctccaagtaaaaatatttcaatacAAAATCTTTTAATTTCATGAACACAAAAAAGCTTATATTTCTAATATGAATGAAGTAACTAGGACAGTGAATCTTACCTGCAATAATACAAAAGGAGACACAGCAAGACTAGAAGTATGAGAGCCATCCCTCCTAAAATTGCCAAAAGAAATATTGTGTGATAGCTGGTAATGTCGTGTGCTACAACGGGACCTGGAAGGCCAGAAAAGAGAATTTAGACCTGTAACAACCTGCCAACAGGGAAAAGGAACAACACTTTAATCAAAGAGAGGGACATCTTCCCTTGTTATCAGGATGCTAAGTGAGCAACGCTGATGCTCGTAGCCCTGGTGCCTATTGAGCAGGCTACCTCTGGAGAAGGGAGCAAGTTGTGGATAAAGCATGTGCTGGTTTTCACGACTGCAAGTCCAAATAGATCATTCTGTGGAAAAGCAGTTAGTTTCAATGGGAGCATGCATCAGTGAATGCTGCCTTTCAGGTCCTGATGCTGACACAGTGTGCCAAAGCTCTCATCGCTGGAGAAAAGCCATCACAGCATCTTCCAGCACTGTAACGTATGTAGCAGCACTGCGGTCAACAGCTTGTCTTTAACCAGACTTGTGGTGCTTTGCACTAAACAGTACAGACAGTGCAGTACAGGACTCACTGGAAGATGTGTTGGTGCGCTGAAGTCTCAATCAAGCCAAGCCAAGCAGTTCTTCAGTAGCTTTAAAAAACAGGCCACTAGCAAAACAGTGTTGTATCTCCAGGTTTCAGTAACACTTAGCAAATGTTCTAACATATAAAGGAATGCATACATGTGGACAGCATCTGTTCACAATTATGCATGTGTAACCCTGTTGGTTTGTAAAATCCTTACCAGGATTTTGAAATAAAGGACCAAATTTTTATCTGCAGGCAAGGAGGTACAGCACCAGCTGACAGAGTAACATGCATGTACTGTGAAGACCAGCAAACCTGGGCAACATTAATGTTCTAAATCACGAGGTTTGTAAAACCTAATCTGTGGATGTTGAGTGGTCTGTAGAGCCACTGCTAGGAATACAAAGCTCATTTTTGTCCATTTTTTTGAGATAATAAATCAAATAGATTGAATGAGGAGACAAAGTAAGCAAAAATACATTAACCGGATGAAAAAGAACATCAAGTATATTGCATTTGGGAAATCTAAGTATTTATACATTCTGTTCCACCACTACCTTTACATAATTGATTGATACTGTTGCTTCAGGACATTATGCAAAAAGAagagataaatcacttgaatttttaaggaaaatgttGTTCCCATTGCAACAAAGTTTTGGGAACCCAGATCTTGCcattagaaagaagaaaaagtaaaatataagTAGAAATTCTGTCATACAAGTTAAAAAGCAAGAGCAGATAAGCCTGCTCCTGTTAAAGAGATACAGGCCTTCTAGTCTTTGAGTTGTAGGTACAATTTCATGACTTGTGTAACTTCCTTGCCCTTGGGACAGAACTGTGCTGGGAAACATTTGACTCAGAGCAGTTGCTTTTTCTTCAAgtacaattattttttaatattccatTAAATTCAACATGATCACTTATTCAGATCTGCACCTGCATCTAAACTCTGTTCAGCAATGCATCGGCTGAATATTCCAGCAGTTTCATTTAATATAACCTCAAATAAAAAGCTTTCAAATCATAAAACAACTTCATGGCATATACAAGCAGACTTTAAAAACAGTGCTCAAGTTAGAGTTTGTTTTGTCGGTCAGATATAGTTTATTTAGCTTGTACAGCCAAGGCAAGAATGTTTTCATTTCTACTGTATTTGGTTTTCATCCAGAAAACCTAATAAAGAAAATCTGTAAAAggaggagttttttgtttgtttgactctTTAAAGAGGTACCTCTGATTATTGGTTGCTGGAGAGCTAATATTAAGAAATTTGAGGCAGCCATagacagaaaaaaggaagaacaaacTGCAACATTAATAACCTCCACAGGCACAGAAGTGCATATAAAGCCCAGGTCAAAGTGATTTTCTACAATGATGCCAAGAGGGCTGCAGATGGCAAACAGTCAGCTCACCTAGCAATGCCACTCTGCTAATATACCTCCTAGAATGTCTACGCTAAGTTATTTGTGGTGTAAATTAATCAGTCACCAAGATGATGCAAAGCATCAGTCAGGGCAAAACGGGCATCTtcagtttaaaggaaaaaaactacAGTCAATCAATCCATTAGTAAACGTCTGACTCAGGATGGCGTTGGTCTTAGGCGAATCCGTTTCTTTGGGAGTTTCTGTACAGAAACCTCACAGCATGTATTTTTCTACCTGCTGAAACACCAATACGTAGATGTTATAACCCCCCTCATTTTCTAGCAATGGCTCTACCGGGCAGCGGTGACATAAACGCATCAAAGTGGGAACACTTTAAAAAGTTTCCCATTGAAATGACCCAGAGGTTTTGAGCACAAGGCTTGCCCCCCACAATCCCCAAAAGATTTTAGCCTTTTACTTTCAGATTTCTGTTTTCTAATAATCCATTATGGATCAAGCTGTCGCATCTCAGATGAGGTCATTCTGAAAAATAGAAACATTATATATGAATAAATAATTACTGAATGATAGCAACATCAATAAAATTCAATTCTATCTTACCTGGGATAGTAGGTGACATAGCTGCAACCCAGTAGCCCAGCTGAGGTGCAATGTAAGTCCAAGTCAACTGATTTCCCTCTTGTTGTACAAGGCCCAAACTACTCTTCAGCCATGTCCCTGTAAATAAACAGGTTGTAGGAGGGTGTTACAGATACACCCACACCTTCCTCTGCAAACAAGCGGAAATGCAAACAGTAACTTAACCTATAATGTGCTATAGGGGTTGCATGCATTGCTGTGAAGTGGGAGATGGTGCCTTTTTGTCACCAGCATCTCAGGGCTCCCACAAGCAATCATCCCCATGGTCTTCTCAGCAGCTTTGTACACAGAAAACATTTAAGATTAAATAAAACATACGGCTTCAAAAAGCgttaaagaaaataattagatTAATTAAATAACAGATTCCTGTTTTGTGAAAGGTTCTCTTGAAGCTGACCACATGTAGACAGCCCActtaaaaactgtatttaaagAGACATCACTATCTCCCAGACCACACACGAGTTCTGCACATCACCCTTCTACCAGCTCTGGCTGTCAGCTTCTGGAAGACTGAAGAAAATACTTCCTTGAAATGTTGTTTTTCCTATACAGAAAACAGGCTTATGAATGCTACTGCCAATAAATGCAAAATTAAGTTGCACCATCACTTTGATTCAGCAACATCAGTCATTCAGAATATGCATACATCCAGGAATACTGATTGGTAATGGATGATGaggttttaaaaacatgtttctcaGAGGAAATATAATAGATTTTTCAGAATTATCAAATGATCATTTCAAAATCAGTAAGACTGATGATTTTACATCTCTGTGTTTAAGTTACCAAAACTCTCAAATAGGCCAGACTGGCAATCTGTACTAGTTGAGAGCTCTTCTATTTGCAGAAGATGCATTTTGTTGCAAGAATTGGACTACAAAAAACCTCTACAACTGAATCAACTGTTTGCCTCAGATTCTGTGGACGTACAAGAAAAAATTCACCTTTGTTTCTGATATATTAAATGTGTAGTATGGCTTGTAGATTGCTCCATCTTTCCTCTCTTTAAAAGAAACACGGGATTGCTGTACCATGCATTGTTGAGAATTAAATAATCAGATTACAGGTAACAGATACAGCTCATGGGCTGAGTGACCAGTTACTCCAGTCTGGCAGAGAAGTGAGCGGAGGGCAGGGAGTACTGGCCTGGACGCCCAGAGCAGCTGCAGGAAACCAGCCCAGCACCAAGCGGCATTTCCCGAAGCTGCAGTCCTGGCTTGGCAGCACCAGCAGGTGCCCCGACAGAGGGAATTAACTCACCACGGAGCTTCCTCACACACTTTGCAGCAAgtgcagctgatctgcacagaGAGGGGACAAACCCCTCCGCActtctgcagagcagctctgtatttctgtGCAAAGGGGGGACGGAATGCTGCATTTACCTTACTCAGCTTCCAATGCTCACTTGAGAGGCAAGTTACATCTTGTACTTACGATTCCCTTTCCTTTAAATAGTCTCATGCATCTAATTCCTGAAATGGTGCTTTTGATCAGACATCACTCAGGACTAAGCACGAGCGTTTGTGGATAAAAGTCATTTGTACACTTAGCAGTGAGTGCACAACACACAGAAGAGaagctgctgttgtttttttcttaataccaCTGAGCACCTGATGATTCCTCTGTGTTTCTTTGATTATCCATCTGTTCAAATCCTGCACATATGAGAATGGCTTTTCTgagtatttattttctctctacGACTGATTTCTCCTATGTAAGTACACCCTTAAAGTCCACCATCTCTGGCTAAATAATAAACCCATTGGAATACAGTGGAAGTTTGTTCAAAAAGACCCTGTATTTGAAACCAAACTGAATT from Patagioenas fasciata isolate bPatFas1 chromosome 2, bPatFas1.hap1, whole genome shotgun sequence harbors:
- the FAM171A1 gene encoding protein FAM171A1 isoform X2; this translates as MSRSAALLLCLLGCNVWKAVTKTLGAPEAAQVFSSLSLGLLPERSATLMVYDDVVQIVSGFQGAQTQPQVHFQRRSVKLPENTSYSDLTAYLTATSSPWEVDSFPYLQGLDGNGTGNSTRYDLTPVTAVSVHLLNSDGTPIPVNGPIYVTVPLPANSNLKHNAHVPAWRFDQKFGTWLKSSLGLVQQEGNQLTWTYIAPQLGYWVAAMSPTIPGPVVAHDITSYHTIFLLAILGGMALILLVLLCLLLYYCRRKCLRPRQHHKKLQLSTALDTSKKDQATSMSHINLIFSRRESEFPGGLSVASNGHTENSGAKELISAVHMEMVSPSAEADMHTPMLKHSFSTSQEFSSREELLSDKEKDKSRISLDDLTPSGSLRKDYHKSADSFPLKPRKPTETAEGYESPVKDEYRRSYNAMLSQPLFEKQEREIQVSMNHIATGSKYNIQEQIYPPPSAPEKELLDCRPTDCMMSRSVDHLERPTSFPRPGQLICCNSVDQVNDSVYRKVLPALVIPGHYMKLPGEHPFVSQPLVVPADQQIGIERLQAELPNPHARLFPHPPQQLQPQQLASQAISQQHLQDAGAVEWSQQNASMSESVSIPASLNDASLAQMNSEVQLLTEKALMELGGGKPLPHPRAWFVSLDGRSNAHVRHSYIDLQRAGRNGSNDASLDSGVDMNEPKSARKGRGDHLSAPQSHPLEQEHRQRERKVSDSTAYTQLVYLDDMDQSGSECGTAVCSPEDNALRCLLEGTSKRSGVQLPSLQEETRTGDTKPEPLTSPEHGTSGQDDEEDEEDDQGEDKKSPWQKREERPLMTFNLK
- the FAM171A1 gene encoding protein FAM171A1 isoform X3, with protein sequence MVYDDVVQIVSGFQGAQTQPQVHFQRRSVKLPENTSYSDLTAYLTATSSPWEVDSFPYLQGLDGNGTGNSTRYDLTPVTAVSVHLLNSDGTPIPVNGPIYVTVPLPANSNLKHNAHVPAWRFDQKFGTWLKSSLGLVQQEGNQLTWTYIAPQLGYWVAAMSPTIPGPVVAHDITSYHTIFLLAILGGMALILLVLLCLLLYYCRRKCLRPRQHHKKLQLSTALDTSKKDQATSMSHINLIFSRRESEFPGGLSVASNGHTENSGAKELISAVHMEMVSPSAEADMHTPMLKHSFSTSQEFSSREELLSDKEKDKSRISLDDLTPSGSLRKDYHKSADSFPLKPRKPTETAEGYESPVKDEYRRSYNAMLSQPLFEKQEREIQVSMNHIATGSKYNIQEQIYPPPSAPEKELLDCRPTDCMMSRSVDHLERPTSFPRPGQLICCNSVDQVNDSVYRKVLPALVIPGHYMKLPGEHPFVSQPLVVPADQQIGIERLQAELPNPHARLFPHPPQQLQPQQLASQAISQQHLQDAGAVEWSQQNASMSESVSIPASLNDASLAQMNSEVQLLTEKALMELGGGKPLPHPRAWFVSLDGRSNAHVRHSYIDLQRAGRNGSNDASLDSGVDMNEPKSARKGRGDHLSAPQSHPLEQEHRQRERKVSDSTAYTQLVYLDDMDQSGSECGTAVCSPEDNALRCLLEGTSKRSGVQLPSLQEETRTGDTKPEPLTSPEHGTSGQDDEEDEEDDQGEDKKSPWQKREERPLMTFNLK
- the FAM171A1 gene encoding protein FAM171A1 isoform X1; the protein is MSRSAALLLCLLGCNVWKAVTKTLGAPEAAQEVTLKVHVSDASTHQPVTEAFIEIFTNQISIASGTSGTDGTAFLKFQYKLGNQLIVTASKHAYVPNSAPWKPVRLPVFSSLSLGLLPERSATLMVYDDVVQIVSGFQGAQTQPQVHFQRRSVKLPENTSYSDLTAYLTATSSPWEVDSFPYLQGLDGNGTGNSTRYDLTPVTAVSVHLLNSDGTPIPVNGPIYVTVPLPANSNLKHNAHVPAWRFDQKFGTWLKSSLGLVQQEGNQLTWTYIAPQLGYWVAAMSPTIPGPVVAHDITSYHTIFLLAILGGMALILLVLLCLLLYYCRRKCLRPRQHHKKLQLSTALDTSKKDQATSMSHINLIFSRRESEFPGGLSVASNGHTENSGAKELISAVHMEMVSPSAEADMHTPMLKHSFSTSQEFSSREELLSDKEKDKSRISLDDLTPSGSLRKDYHKSADSFPLKPRKPTETAEGYESPVKDEYRRSYNAMLSQPLFEKQEREIQVSMNHIATGSKYNIQEQIYPPPSAPEKELLDCRPTDCMMSRSVDHLERPTSFPRPGQLICCNSVDQVNDSVYRKVLPALVIPGHYMKLPGEHPFVSQPLVVPADQQIGIERLQAELPNPHARLFPHPPQQLQPQQLASQAISQQHLQDAGAVEWSQQNASMSESVSIPASLNDASLAQMNSEVQLLTEKALMELGGGKPLPHPRAWFVSLDGRSNAHVRHSYIDLQRAGRNGSNDASLDSGVDMNEPKSARKGRGDHLSAPQSHPLEQEHRQRERKVSDSTAYTQLVYLDDMDQSGSECGTAVCSPEDNALRCLLEGTSKRSGVQLPSLQEETRTGDTKPEPLTSPEHGTSGQDDEEDEEDDQGEDKKSPWQKREERPLMTFNLK